Proteins from a single region of Candidatus Parcubacteria bacterium:
- the ligA gene encoding NAD-dependent DNA ligase LigA (Derived by automated computational analysis using gene prediction method: Protein Homology. GO_function: GO:0003677 - DNA binding [Evidence IEA]; GO_function: GO:0003911 - DNA ligase (NAD+) activity [Evidence IEA]; GO_process: GO:0006260 - DNA replication [Evidence IEA]; GO_process: GO:0006281 - DNA repair [Evidence IEA]) codes for MTKKEAALRLQKLRAEIDYHRHNYHVFDRETLSPAALDSLKMELFRLENEYPELITPDSPTQRVAGQPSAKFKKVSHRQPMISLYDSFTREDMLAWEDRNRRFFGQPLSQDYYVEVKLDGLAVSLRYEAGILVQAATRGDGRIGEDVTANVRTIESVPLRLRDLETADLKSLGLKEPAQSFKNLEVRGEAIMETKTFKKLNQEYAAAGKALLANPRNAVAGSLRQLDPKITASRRLVFYAYDLLLDGKERGEIIETRAQSDKLVNLLGFKTPADNKQCFGLSEVFKQYDKISEKRDRLPYQIDGTVVKFNDLNLWDKMGVVGKAPRYMMAYKFPAEQVTTRVTDVSWQVGRTGALTPVAHLEPVNVAGVIVSRATLHNFDEILRLDLKIGDTVVIERAGDVIPKVLQVLPKLRQGDEKEIYPPATCPRCHGPIVREDGEVALRCVNNKCLARALHQVIHFASREAADIVGLGKKLSAQLLLTGLIEDISDIYILEKPALLSLPGFKEKKADNLLAAIAARQELSLARFIYSLGIRHIGLESAATLAQVMAAEFSENKISPIELQEKLKKVSFEKWSQLADIGPIVSQALIDYWQDSETAVLMTKLSDRGLRLKLDQATTAGPLQDKVFVLTGSLESLSRSEAKNLITQQGGVVKDSLVKTTDYLVVGADPGSKLEQAKKIGVIVLTEEEFLKLIATS; via the coding sequence ATGACTAAGAAAGAAGCGGCCTTGCGTCTTCAAAAATTAAGAGCGGAAATTGACTATCACCGCCATAATTATCACGTTTTTGACCGAGAGACTTTATCCCCGGCGGCTTTAGATAGTCTGAAAATGGAGCTTTTCCGCTTGGAAAATGAATATCCAGAATTAATCACCCCCGACTCACCGACCCAGCGCGTTGCCGGCCAGCCGAGTGCCAAATTTAAAAAAGTCAGTCACCGGCAGCCGATGATCTCTCTCTATGATTCTTTTACCCGCGAGGATATGTTGGCTTGGGAAGATCGTAACCGCCGTTTTTTTGGGCAGCCGCTTTCGCAAGATTATTATGTTGAAGTAAAACTGGATGGACTGGCCGTGTCCTTGCGTTACGAAGCGGGTATTTTGGTTCAAGCGGCGACTCGCGGTGACGGCCGAATTGGTGAGGATGTCACCGCCAATGTCCGCACTATTGAAAGTGTTCCTTTAAGGTTGCGCGACCTAGAGACCGCCGATTTAAAATCTTTAGGCTTAAAAGAACCGGCACAGTCTTTTAAAAACTTGGAAGTGCGCGGGGAAGCAATCATGGAAACAAAAACTTTTAAAAAATTAAACCAAGAATACGCCGCTGCCGGCAAAGCTCTTTTGGCCAATCCGAGAAATGCCGTTGCCGGTTCTTTACGCCAATTAGATCCAAAAATTACCGCTTCCCGGCGTTTGGTTTTTTATGCTTATGATCTTTTATTAGACGGCAAAGAGCGTGGTGAAATTATAGAAACTCGCGCCCAGTCCGATAAATTAGTTAATTTGTTGGGCTTTAAAACTCCGGCCGATAACAAGCAGTGTTTTGGCTTATCTGAAGTTTTTAAGCAGTATGATAAAATTTCGGAAAAGCGCGATCGTTTGCCCTACCAGATTGATGGTACAGTTGTTAAATTTAATGATTTAAATTTGTGGGATAAAATGGGGGTAGTTGGCAAAGCACCGCGTTATATGATGGCCTATAAGTTTCCGGCCGAACAAGTAACGACGCGCGTTACCGATGTTAGTTGGCAAGTCGGTCGCACCGGCGCTTTAACTCCAGTGGCCCATCTTGAGCCAGTTAATGTTGCGGGGGTAATTGTTAGTCGAGCGACGCTACATAATTTTGATGAAATTTTACGCCTGGATTTAAAGATTGGCGACACGGTGGTAATCGAACGCGCCGGTGATGTGATTCCGAAAGTGCTTCAAGTTTTGCCTAAATTGCGTCAGGGCGACGAAAAAGAAATTTATCCCCCCGCCACTTGTCCCCGCTGTCATGGTCCGATCGTTCGCGAAGACGGTGAGGTGGCTTTGCGTTGCGTTAATAATAAATGCTTAGCGCGCGCTCTTCATCAAGTGATTCATTTTGCCTCCCGAGAGGCAGCGGACATTGTTGGTCTGGGGAAAAAACTATCTGCCCAATTATTGCTTACCGGCTTAATTGAGGATATTAGTGATATCTATATATTAGAAAAGCCGGCTTTGCTTAGTTTGCCGGGTTTTAAGGAAAAAAAGGCTGATAATTTATTGGCGGCGATTGCTGCTCGTCAAGAATTATCCTTAGCGCGCTTTATTTATTCTTTAGGCATTCGTCATATCGGTTTAGAGTCGGCCGCGACCCTCGCTCAAGTGATGGCGGCGGAATTTTCTGAAAATAAAATCAGCCCTATAGAACTTCAAGAAAAACTCAAGAAAGTTTCCTTTGAAAAGTGGAGTCAGTTAGCTGATATCGGCCCGATTGTTTCGCAAGCCCTAATTGATTACTGGCAAGATTCGGAAACGGCAGTTTTAATGACTAAATTAAGCGACCGTGGTTTGCGCTTAAAACTTGATCAGGCGACCACCGCTGGTCCGCTTCAAGATAAAGTTTTTGTTTTAACCGGCAGTCTGGAATCTCTTTCTCGCTCTGAGGCAAAAAATTTAATTACCCAACAGGGCGGAGTGGTTAAAGATAGTTTAGTAAAAACCACCGATTATTTAGTCGTCGGTGCTGACCCGGGCAGTAAATTAGAACAAGCCAAAAAAATTGGCGTGATTGTTTTAACTGAAGAGGAATTTTTAAAACTTATCGCTACTTCCTAA
- a CDS encoding divergent PAP2 family protein (Derived by automated computational analysis using gene prediction method: Protein Homology.) encodes MNYVLPYFIYPVIAFTIAQGIKFFLKTRRRGHLSWRDIFAYSDMPSGHTATVTSLLAIVYLKLGIASVEFALALIFAAIVITDAIGLRNYLGAHGQALNKIVGDLDDDDILESHYPKQLERIGHTPLQVLMGAIIGVLVALAGYFWF; translated from the coding sequence ATGAATTACGTTCTGCCTTACTTCATTTATCCAGTTATTGCTTTTACTATCGCCCAGGGAATAAAATTTTTTCTGAAGACGCGCCGACGCGGCCATCTTTCTTGGCGTGATATTTTTGCCTATTCGGATATGCCCTCCGGACATACAGCCACAGTCACTTCCCTATTAGCGATTGTTTATTTAAAGCTGGGTATTGCTTCCGTGGAGTTTGCCTTAGCCTTAATTTTTGCCGCCATTGTGATTACCGATGCCATTGGTTTACGTAATTATCTAGGTGCGCATGGCCAAGCGCTCAATAAAATTGTTGGCGACTTAGATGATGATGATATTTTAGAAAGTCATTACCCTAAACAACTAGAGCGCATCGGACACACCCCCTTGCAAGTTTTAATGGGAGCCATTATTGGTGTTTTAGTCGCTCTGGCCGGTTATTTCTGGTTCTAA
- a CDS encoding tail fiber domain-containing protein (Derived by automated computational analysis using gene prediction method: Protein Homology. GO_component: GO:0098024 - virus tail, fiber [Evidence IEA]; GO_process: GO:0019062 - virion attachment to host cell [Evidence IEA]; GO_process: GO:0046718 - viral entry into host cell [Evidence IEA]) encodes MKRKRFFKKVWPLAAVAIFLGLMVVFIEPLFAKDIIIAPGSTDRVGIGTAAAPQYMLDIAGSGRFTGDLLIPTPTASVGIGTADPSVNLQIGSDAINPTILLESTSSGDNATDQSAGIEFGESPSARGSIWYTGDGNMHIGMNNRTREHMRFSYSANSAWLYGNLYLNGASNNTYFPGSGIWNSSGSVGIGTTAPAYKLDVSGTGRFTGALIVPTPSASSHAATKGYVDSVAGTGGISGSGTTNYIPKWSSASGLTNSRISDTGTGNVVVSAVLQATSFSGNATSATNADYATNAGYAASAGTAGSLSSTSLCGVGSYARGITTSGAASGCTAVPTGGHGDGTNCSTGYFATGVDASGNAQGCANSIANSTNADYATNAGYATNAGYAASAGTAGALSSTSLCSSGYYARGITTSGTASGCTAVPTGGHGNGTNCSAGYYARGVDASGNAEDCTAVPSGGHGDGTNCTAGTYPLGVDASGNVQSCTDTVNYANYAISLAANGSNCSAGSFPLGVDANGAAESCTSLTNGGFSPAFGTVTATSYLYSSDAKLKTNIKTIKKPLEKITALRGVTFKWKDSKEPSMGLIAQEVEKVFPELVETSGQYKAVEYGNLVAPLIEAVKAQQVQIEALEARIADLESNR; translated from the coding sequence ATGAAACGGAAAAGATTTTTTAAAAAAGTCTGGCCTCTTGCGGCAGTGGCCATTTTTTTGGGTCTAATGGTTGTTTTTATAGAGCCATTATTTGCTAAAGATATTATTATTGCTCCCGGTTCCACTGATCGGGTTGGTATCGGGACAGCGGCTGCCCCCCAGTATATGCTTGATATTGCCGGATCGGGACGTTTTACTGGCGATTTACTTATTCCTACTCCAACGGCTTCTGTTGGGATTGGGACAGCGGACCCAAGCGTTAATTTGCAGATTGGAAGTGATGCCATTAATCCAACAATTCTACTTGAAAGTACAAGTAGTGGAGATAACGCAACTGATCAATCTGCGGGAATAGAATTTGGTGAATCGCCTTCCGCTCGCGGTAGTATTTGGTATACCGGCGATGGCAATATGCATATCGGCATGAATAATAGAACAAGAGAGCATATGCGTTTTTCATACAGCGCTAATAGTGCTTGGCTCTATGGGAATTTATATTTAAATGGAGCGAGTAATAATACTTATTTCCCTGGTTCTGGTATTTGGAATTCTTCTGGCAGCGTTGGCATCGGCACCACCGCTCCCGCCTACAAACTAGATGTTTCTGGCACTGGCCGATTTACAGGAGCTTTAATTGTTCCAACCCCCTCCGCTTCTAGCCATGCGGCTACTAAGGGTTATGTTGATTCAGTTGCCGGCACCGGCGGCATTTCCGGATCAGGAACAACTAATTACATTCCTAAATGGTCTAGTGCGTCCGGTCTAACAAATTCTCGAATTAGTGATACTGGAACTGGAAATGTAGTTGTTAGTGCCGTCTTACAAGCCACTTCTTTCTCAGGTAATGCTACTTCTGCTACTAACGCAGATTATGCTACCAACGCAGGTTATGCGGCTTCTGCTGGTACTGCCGGATCTCTTTCAAGTACTTCCTTATGCGGTGTCGGCTCTTACGCTCGTGGTATAACGACTTCAGGCGCAGCTAGTGGTTGCACCGCTGTCCCTACTGGCGGCCATGGTGATGGCACTAATTGTTCTACTGGCTATTTTGCCACCGGCGTTGATGCTTCCGGTAATGCTCAAGGTTGTGCTAATTCCATCGCTAATTCTACTAACGCAGATTATGCTACCAACGCAGGTTATGCTACCAACGCAGGTTATGCAGCTTCTGCTGGTACTGCTGGAGCCCTTTCAAGCACCTCTTTGTGCAGTTCTGGCTACTATGCTCGTGGTATAACTACTTCGGGCACAGCCAGCGGCTGCACCGCCGTCCCTACTGGTGGCCATGGCAATGGTACTAATTGTTCTGCCGGTTATTATGCTCGTGGTGTCGATGCTTCCGGTAATGCTGAAGATTGCACCGCGGTCCCTAGTGGTGGCCATGGCGATGGTACTAATTGTACTGCTGGTACTTATCCTCTGGGTGTTGACGCTTCCGGTAATGTTCAAAGTTGTACTGACACTGTTAATTATGCTAATTATGCGATCAGTTTAGCTGCTAACGGATCTAACTGCTCTGCCGGTTCTTTTCCCCTCGGTGTCGATGCTAATGGAGCCGCTGAGAGTTGTACCTCTTTAACTAACGGTGGTTTTAGTCCTGCCTTCGGCACAGTAACAGCAACTTCATATCTATATTCATCCGACGCTAAATTAAAAACCAACATCAAAACGATTAAAAAACCCTTAGAAAAAATCACCGCTCTTAGGGGCGTCACCTTTAAGTGGAAAGATTCAAAAGAACCGAGCATGGGGTTAATCGCCCAAGAAGTGGAAAAAGTTTTCCCCGAATTAGTGGAAACCAGTGGTCAATATAAAGCGGTTGAATATGGTAATTTAGTCGCCCCGTTAATTGAAGCCGTAAAGGCGCAACAGGTACAAATTGAAGCGCTGGAGGCCCGAATTGCCGACTTGGAATCCAACCGCTAA
- a CDS encoding hypothetical protein (Derived by automated computational analysis using gene prediction method: GeneMarkS-2+.), which produces MSMRKKLNYQVWLGIALVILIGIFSYFGYQLYRQDKKLNELRVTVVDNNTQINSLVGFINQSLANAQANVSQE; this is translated from the coding sequence ATGAGTATGCGTAAAAAACTGAATTACCAGGTTTGGCTTGGTATCGCTCTCGTTATCCTAATAGGAATATTTTCCTATTTTGGCTATCAGCTGTATCGCCAAGATAAGAAATTGAATGAACTTCGTGTGACAGTGGTCGACAACAACACACAGATTAATTCCTTAGTGGGCTTTATCAACCAAAGCCTTGCTAATGCTCAGGCAAATGTTAGTCAAGAATAA
- a CDS encoding hypothetical protein (Derived by automated computational analysis using gene prediction method: GeneMarkS-2+.) — protein sequence MAVSKLQSQTKTIIANIPGGLKSASDLQIIESQEDLLLAFEEWAAEAPQELRPTLTDSGQLITYSNIFSEAFYNQYYLNQEETNLHFDDQVSALTFEPIYELVLKEDCATENCNLKNEQPEISLEKNGWRFLGRSLALPAELKGKSVQAVFANKLDKKYLVSFIVSEDEQEVVFSYFSDNLGRLNYLDTASKMRTTMGYGNGYVSAGGSDEQFIIFYSGYESLALLYNEGQRQDLKSFFDLRVTGGGFASKVFKIGRGSKAIWYICSVEPSRHFLKLWQNGGAEVQGLINLGEIFEGQFFVCALEKDQLYLVSAGKKYRFDDRGFDNSHEYQYQSNNINSYKDKKVQQLHILGKSIKANPDDFTFSASFDGQNWQETTSDSLNFTNRDSDQLFLRLNFKAKDNYYSPWFGGLENVFYIAID from the coding sequence TTGGCGGTTTCTAAATTACAATCGCAAACAAAAACGATCATTGCCAATATCCCCGGAGGTTTAAAATCAGCCTCAGACTTACAGATAATTGAAAGTCAGGAAGATTTACTATTGGCCTTTGAGGAGTGGGCCGCTGAAGCTCCTCAAGAATTGAGACCAACCCTAACGGACTCCGGACAGCTAATTACTTATTCTAATATTTTTTCCGAGGCTTTTTATAATCAATATTATCTAAACCAAGAAGAAACTAATTTACATTTTGATGACCAGGTTTCGGCCCTTACTTTTGAGCCGATTTATGAATTAGTTTTAAAAGAAGATTGTGCAACTGAAAATTGTAATCTTAAAAATGAGCAACCTGAAATATCTTTAGAAAAAAATGGCTGGCGATTTTTGGGGCGCTCACTCGCTTTGCCGGCGGAACTAAAAGGGAAGTCGGTGCAAGCGGTTTTTGCTAATAAATTAGATAAAAAATATTTAGTCAGTTTTATTGTCTCAGAAGATGAGCAAGAGGTTGTTTTTTCTTATTTTTCCGACAACCTTGGTCGACTAAATTATTTAGACACCGCCTCTAAAATGCGCACTACCATGGGTTATGGTAATGGCTATGTCAGCGCGGGGGGAAGCGATGAACAATTTATAATTTTTTATTCCGGCTATGAATCTTTAGCCCTGCTTTATAATGAGGGGCAGCGGCAAGATCTCAAGTCATTTTTTGATTTACGAGTCACCGGCGGTGGCTTTGCTTCTAAAGTTTTTAAAATTGGTCGTGGGTCTAAAGCTATTTGGTATATTTGTTCAGTGGAGCCGTCTCGTCATTTTCTAAAATTATGGCAAAATGGCGGCGCCGAAGTTCAGGGGTTAATAAATTTAGGTGAGATTTTTGAGGGTCAGTTCTTTGTCTGCGCCCTTGAAAAAGATCAGCTTTATCTTGTCAGCGCCGGCAAAAAATATCGTTTTGATGACCGAGGTTTTGATAATAGTCATGAATATCAATATCAGAGTAATAATATTAATAGCTATAAAGATAAAAAGGTTCAGCAATTACATATTTTGGGCAAATCAATTAAAGCTAATCCCGACGATTTTACTTTTTCGGCCTCTTTTGATGGCCAGAATTGGCAGGAGACTACTAGTGATAGTTTAAATTTTACTAATCGAGATTCAGACCAATTATTTTTGCGCTTAAATTTTAAGGCTAAAGACAATTATTATTCCCCCTGGTTTGGTGGATTGGAGAATGTTTTTTATATCGCTATTGATTAA
- a CDS encoding hypothetical protein (Derived by automated computational analysis using gene prediction method: Protein Homology.): protein MTPKIKTVSAREILDSGGWPTVEVTITLNTGERARASAPTSSLHSHFEAAEKRDGDSQRYFGRGVLLAVQVVNEQIAPALAGRSPLEQEKIDQILIDLDGTSQKEKIGAPALLAVSLAAAKVAALTKKQELYEYLHEIYFKGSDIKLPTPLLTMFNGGGFADTNLDFQEYLLTFSPSAPRFQKSGQPVAEMVRAGAETYHRLGQILDAAGYDVDTGSQGGYAPDMDSSIQALELISAAALAAGYENEFRLGVDIGSGSLFDEAEQKYIFSLGADYLSSANLIGLYHSWLSRFPIVYLEDPAAATDLDAWRQVTQELGGKTLLAGNDFFATNTKRLRTALKDHLGNALVIVPAQAGTLTETMECLQLAKRHNYRIIFSQRRGETNDDSLVDLAVASGADYLKAGAPTRGERVSKWNRLLLIESNLRTKS, encoded by the coding sequence ATGACTCCCAAAATTAAAACCGTCAGTGCCCGAGAAATTCTAGATAGTGGCGGCTGGCCCACGGTTGAAGTAACAATTACTTTAAATACCGGTGAGCGGGCCAGAGCGAGTGCACCCACGAGCTCTTTACACAGCCATTTTGAGGCGGCCGAGAAGAGAGATGGCGATAGCCAGCGTTATTTTGGTCGCGGCGTTCTTTTGGCCGTCCAGGTGGTTAATGAGCAAATCGCTCCGGCTTTAGCTGGACGGTCGCCCTTAGAGCAGGAAAAAATTGATCAAATTTTAATTGATTTAGATGGCACCTCACAAAAAGAAAAAATCGGCGCGCCCGCTCTGTTAGCAGTTTCACTGGCGGCAGCGAAAGTGGCGGCCTTAACTAAAAAACAAGAGCTTTACGAATATTTACACGAAATTTATTTTAAGGGCAGTGACATAAAATTGCCGACGCCGCTACTAACAATGTTTAACGGTGGTGGTTTTGCTGATACCAATTTAGATTTTCAGGAATACTTATTAACCTTTTCTCCTAGCGCTCCTCGCTTTCAGAAAAGCGGGCAGCCCGTAGCTGAGATGGTAAGAGCGGGTGCCGAAACTTATCACCGGCTCGGACAAATTTTAGATGCGGCCGGTTATGATGTTGATACCGGTTCACAAGGCGGCTACGCCCCGGATATGGATTCCAGTATCCAAGCTTTAGAGTTGATTAGCGCCGCCGCTTTAGCCGCTGGCTATGAAAATGAATTCCGGCTGGGAGTTGATATTGGTTCCGGCTCTCTTTTTGACGAAGCCGAGCAAAAATATATTTTCTCCTTAGGAGCTGATTATTTAAGCAGTGCCAATTTAATTGGCCTCTACCACAGTTGGCTGAGCCGCTTTCCGATTGTTTATTTAGAAGACCCGGCCGCCGCCACCGATCTTGATGCTTGGCGTCAGGTGACCCAGGAGTTAGGTGGGAAAACTTTGTTAGCTGGTAATGATTTTTTTGCCACTAACACTAAGCGTTTACGGACCGCTCTCAAAGATCATTTAGGAAATGCACTCGTGATCGTCCCTGCTCAAGCCGGAACCCTAACAGAAACAATGGAGTGTTTGCAGTTGGCTAAACGACATAATTATCGGATTATTTTTAGTCAACGCCGCGGCGAAACTAACGATGATTCTTTAGTGGATTTAGCAGTTGCCAGTGGTGCGGATTATTTAAAGGCTGGCGCTCCCACTCGTGGTGAACGTGTTAGTAAATGGAATCGCCTACTTCTTATTGAATCTAATTTAAGGACGAAATCCTAA
- a CDS encoding hypothetical protein (Derived by automated computational analysis using gene prediction method: Protein Homology.) has product MPDLNSQIAPASESKKKETSGPVVLLLLDSWGVAPLSEGNAFNGLNLKNLNRFLENYPVAVLSASGEPGQRYQILGAGGQLTKIISEAGLKQRRLSESEAAPFLEGYFINGRAELLAGESREVISSPGGDRQENLEEASAALVKKLISLIKKGEEDFIVLSLSYLDLVAQTGDWEKTRSALKTYDLWVGKIGDALRKYRGTLILSSTYGRVETLRDSFSEVAQTDITDKPIPFLIVGQNYTGQSLGTDFFSEDLSLLPLAGDLSVVAPTILDILKIKIPKNFPSKSLL; this is encoded by the coding sequence ATGCCTGATTTAAATTCACAAATAGCACCCGCCTCGGAGTCGAAAAAAAAGGAGACTAGCGGACCAGTAGTTTTATTGTTGCTGGATTCTTGGGGGGTCGCGCCTTTAAGTGAAGGGAACGCTTTTAACGGTCTAAATTTAAAAAATCTTAATAGGTTTTTAGAGAATTATCCGGTCGCTGTTTTATCGGCATCGGGTGAGCCGGGGCAGCGCTACCAGATTTTAGGAGCCGGGGGTCAATTAACAAAAATAATTTCTGAAGCTGGTCTAAAGCAAAGACGTTTAAGCGAAAGCGAAGCTGCGCCTTTTTTAGAAGGTTATTTTATCAATGGCCGTGCTGAATTATTGGCGGGCGAAAGTCGAGAGGTGATTTCTTCTCCCGGCGGCGACCGCCAAGAAAACCTGGAAGAGGCTAGTGCGGCCTTGGTAAAAAAATTAATTAGTCTTATTAAAAAAGGGGAAGAAGATTTTATCGTTCTTAGTTTAAGTTATTTAGATTTAGTGGCTCAGACGGGAGACTGGGAAAAAACTAGGAGTGCCTTAAAGACTTATGATCTGTGGGTGGGTAAAATTGGTGACGCCCTTCGTAAATACCGCGGCACCTTAATCCTTAGTTCAACTTACGGCCGCGTCGAGACTCTCCGGGATTCTTTTTCGGAGGTCGCGCAAACGGATATTACTGATAAGCCAATCCCTTTTTTAATTGTGGGGCAAAATTATACCGGCCAGAGTTTAGGCACGGATTTTTTTTCCGAAGATTTAAGCTTGCTGCCTTTGGCTGGTGATCTAAGCGTGGTCGCTCCGACAATTTTAGATATCTTAAAAATAAAAATTCCGAAAAACTTCCCGAGTAAAAGTTTACTTTAA
- a CDS encoding hypothetical protein (Derived by automated computational analysis using gene prediction method: GeneMarkS-2+.): MKKENIINFVIGLLVGAMFVVFFQFNARLNNNALIISQLDQAVAANTQNLNDVISFLNSSAQQAAGTETPATPAQ, translated from the coding sequence ATGAAAAAAGAAAACATTATTAATTTCGTTATCGGGCTCTTAGTTGGAGCCATGTTCGTTGTTTTTTTCCAGTTCAACGCTCGTTTAAATAACAATGCGCTGATTATTTCCCAGTTAGACCAAGCGGTTGCTGCCAATACTCAGAATTTAAATGATGTTATTTCCTTCTTAAATTCCAGTGCTCAACAAGCAGCTGGAACTGAAACGCCGGCTACCCCAGCTCAATAA